From Pseudomonadota bacterium, one genomic window encodes:
- a CDS encoding oligosaccharide flippase family protein yields MSRPTETLGSRARRGAVFTVAGHASGYVLRFASSLILTRLLFEEAFGLMSIVHALLTGLTLFSDVGIGPSIVQNERSDSRFLGTAFAVQVARGMLLTLAAALLAWPCARLYGHDELLWLIPVVGLNAGISGLNSTKLFVLQREVAIGRVTLVNLVSQLASFGTMLIWSLLYPSVWALVGGALVSSVTQMLLSQLLLPGPMDRFAWDREALKSLLRFGRWIFLSTALTFLTGQSIDRLVFGRLIPLDALGVYHVAATLAAIPLGLLSALADQVIFPVLSKVQRSGKPLGLIFRRTRLPVQVAAGWAFSGLIAGGPTALRVLYDERWWDGGWVIQLIGASSWFSVCATTQRAVLAARGEVHMLALGSGIKLLAMGMCISVGFAHFGFFGAVAGFALSEVFRYLAMSWAVSRMGLDALRHDLVFSVWIGVVGLVVWQGALYARSVGVPLHIEASLVTFAVTVAWLPLAWRPAIDLVRARGEDPTLASAAIGGGVPSK; encoded by the coding sequence ATGTCTAGACCGACAGAGACTCTCGGAAGTCGGGCCCGCAGGGGTGCGGTCTTCACCGTCGCGGGCCATGCAAGCGGATACGTGCTGCGGTTCGCCAGCAGCCTTATCTTGACGCGCCTGCTCTTCGAGGAGGCGTTCGGGCTCATGAGCATCGTTCACGCTTTGCTCACCGGGCTTACGCTGTTCAGCGACGTGGGGATCGGACCCAGCATCGTTCAGAACGAACGCTCGGATTCGAGATTCCTGGGGACGGCGTTTGCCGTGCAGGTTGCTCGGGGAATGCTGCTTACCTTGGCGGCTGCGCTGCTCGCTTGGCCGTGCGCGCGGCTGTATGGCCATGACGAGCTACTCTGGCTGATCCCAGTTGTGGGGTTGAATGCGGGGATTTCGGGCTTGAACTCGACGAAGCTGTTCGTGCTGCAGCGGGAGGTTGCGATCGGCCGCGTCACACTGGTGAACCTCGTCTCTCAGCTAGCCTCGTTTGGAACGATGCTCATATGGAGCCTCTTGTACCCAAGCGTGTGGGCTCTGGTGGGTGGGGCGCTCGTGTCGAGCGTGACGCAGATGCTGTTGTCGCAACTGCTGCTTCCGGGGCCAATGGACCGCTTCGCGTGGGATAGGGAAGCGCTCAAATCCCTCCTTCGCTTTGGTCGCTGGATCTTTCTATCTACGGCTCTCACGTTTCTTACCGGTCAGAGCATAGACCGGCTCGTATTCGGGCGGCTCATCCCACTCGACGCACTCGGTGTATACCACGTTGCCGCGACGCTCGCGGCCATCCCGCTGGGACTGCTTTCGGCACTAGCGGATCAGGTCATCTTCCCTGTTCTCTCCAAGGTTCAACGGAGTGGAAAGCCGCTCGGCTTGATCTTCCGGCGCACCCGGCTTCCGGTTCAGGTTGCGGCCGGCTGGGCGTTCAGCGGCCTTATCGCAGGGGGGCCGACCGCCCTCCGTGTCCTCTACGACGAGCGCTGGTGGGACGGTGGCTGGGTGATACAGCTGATCGGGGCGTCTTCCTGGTTTTCCGTATGTGCGACAACACAACGTGCCGTGCTGGCAGCCCGCGGAGAAGTGCACATGCTAGCTCTGGGATCCGGAATCAAGCTCTTGGCCATGGGGATGTGTATCTCCGTGGGCTTTGCCCATTTCGGTTTCTTCGGTGCGGTGGCGGGATTCGCGCTCTCCGAGGTGTTTCGTTACCTAGCGATGTCTTGGGCGGTAAGCCGCATGGGGCTCGATGCTCTGCGGCACGATTTGGTGTTCAGCGTTTGGATTGGGGTGGTAGGGTTGGTGGTTTGGCAGGGGGCACTCTACGCTAGATCGGTAGGCGTGCCGCTGCACATCGAAGCCTCGCTAGTGACATTCGCGGTGACTGTGGCCTGGCTGCCGCTGGCGTGGAGGCCAGCCATAGACCTAGTGCGCGCACGCGGGGAGGATCCGACTCTCGCATCTGCTGCGATCGGAGGAGGAGTGCCTTCCAAGTGA